In Triticum urartu cultivar G1812 chromosome 6, Tu2.1, whole genome shotgun sequence, the following proteins share a genomic window:
- the LOC125512656 gene encoding MACPF domain-containing protein At1g14780-like isoform X1 yields MELGEEVARALGTGFDLTSDFRLRFAKLRRRLVDLNEAGARDVPVPGGGGAVLRGIPRDVGIDKGDRIRFRSDVLEFNQMSELLNQKSSVQGKVPSGYFNALFDLMGAWLTDAKEIKYLAFDGYFISLFNLNLKASPLVLCDEVKKAVPSKWDPVALSWFIRTYGTHIIVEMAVGGQDVICVKQSHSSTISSAELKLHLEDLGDFLFSDGKNLSPIHRKTKDGKSKVPDVFVRIVQQPNNLHLSSYSESSTKDGLTITCSKRGGDVHIPSHSKWLPTVPKNPDAIMFKFVPITSLLTGIPGSGYLSHAINLYLRYKPDLDDLQHFLEFQVPLQWAPVFNVLVLGPQKRKGSYPSLQFRFLGPKLRVNTSQVSSAQKPVVGLRLYLEGRKCNQLAIHVQHLSSVPSMLGDSMASSMSEWRESEDTDPGYIEAIQWNSYSCISTSVVKYNPEWSKRVSGGVFIVTGAQLFTKGTWARKVLHLRLLYTHIPKCTIHKSEWTRAPAASQKGSFFTTISTTLSSPFMHRNAQPAQKHEPAQLNSGVYPDGPPVPLQSRKLLKFVDMSEVVKGAHDVPGHWLVTAAKLVKEAGKIGLHVKFALLNYDDTEQPHGSIMSYHCK; encoded by the exons ATGGAATTGGGggaggaggtggcgcgcgcgCTGGGCACGGGCTTCGACCTCACGTCCGACTTCCGCCTGCGCTTCGCGAAGCTCCGGCGGCGGCTCGTGGACCTCAACGAGGCCGGGGCGAGGGACGTCCCCGTCCCGGGCGGGGGCGGCGCGGTGCTGCGCGGGATACCGCGCGACGTCGGCATCGACAAGGGCGACCGCATCCGCTTCCGCTCCGACGTCCTCGAGTTCAACCAG ATGTCGGAATTACTTAATCAGAAATCCTCAGTCCAAGGGAAAGTTCCTTCAGGCTATTTCAATGCACTTTTTGATTTAATGGGAGCTTGGTTGACAGATGCCAAAGAGATTAAGTATCTTGCTTTTGACGGCTATTTCATTTCGTTGTTCAACTTGAACCTAAAAGCTTCTCCGTTGGTTCTTTGCGATGAAGTCAAAAAGGCTGTTCCATCCAAGTGGGATCCTGTAGCATTATCTTG GTTTATCAGAACTTATGGGACACACATAATTGTTGAAATGGCAGTTGGAGGTCAGGATGTCATATGTGTTAAACAAAGTCATTCTTCAACTATTTCATCTGCTGAACTAAAGTTACATCTGGAAGATCTTGGCGATTTTCTATTCTCCGATGGGAAAAACCTCTCCCCCATACATCGTAAGACCAAGGATGGCAAGAGCAAG GTGCCTGATGTTTTTGTCAGGATAGTGCAGCAGCCTAATAACCTACATCTTTCCAGTTACTCAGAATCATCAACCAAAGAT GGCCTGACAATTACATGTTCGAAAAGGGGTGGAGATGTACATATACCCAGTCACTCCAAGTGGTTACCAACAGTTCCGAAGAATCCTGACGCTATAATGTTCAAATTTGTTCCCATTACCTCTCTTCTTACTGGCATTCCTGGTAGTGGTTACCTCAGCCATGCCATCAATTTATATCTTCGCT ATAAACCCGATCTTGACGACTTACAACATTTCTTGGAGTTTCAAGTGCCTTTGCAATGGGCACCTGTGTTCAATGTGCTTGTCCTTGGGCCCCAGAAGAGAAAAGGCTCTTACCCTTCCTTGCAGTTCAGATTCCTTGGCCCCAAACTTCGAGTTAACACTTCTCAG GTATCTAGCGCCCAGAAACCTGTAGTCGGTCTTCGGTTATATCTTGAGGGTAGGAAGTGCAATCAGTTGGCCATCCATGTCCAGCACCTCTCTAGTGTCCCAAGCATGCTTGGAGACTCGATGGCATCTTCGATGTCTGAGTGGCGTGAGTCGGAAGATACAGACCCAGGGTACATTGAGGCTATCCAGTGGAATAGTTACTCATGCATTTCTACATCTGTTGTGAAGTACAACCCCGAGTGGAGTAAGAGAGTTTCTGGTGGAGTTTTCATCGTCACTGGTGCCCAGCTCTTCACAAAGGGAACCTGGGCAAGGAAGGTGCTCCATCTGCGGCTCCTCTACACACATATCCCAAAGTGCACCATACATAAATCTGAGTGGACCCGAGCACCAGCAGCATCTCAAAAGGGAAGCTTTTTTACAACAATAAGCACAACTCTAAGCTCTCCTTTCATGCATCGCAACGCACAGCCTGCCCAGAAGCATGAGCCGGCGCAGCTGAACTCAGGTGTTTACCCTGATGGTCCACCTGTTCCGCTTCAGTCGAGGAAGCTCCTGAAGTTTGTTGACATGTCGGAGGTGGTGAAGGGGGCACATGATGTCCCTGGGCATTGGCTGGTGACAGCTGCGAAGCTTGTGAAGGAAGCTGGCAAAATTGGATTGCATGTGAAGTTTGCCCTGCTCAACTATGATGATACAGAACAACCGCATGGAAGTATCATGAGCTACCACTGTAAATAG
- the LOC125512656 gene encoding MACPF domain-containing protein At1g14780-like isoform X2: protein MSIGRYPRHRHRRPKMSELLNQKSSVQGKVPSGYFNALFDLMGAWLTDAKEIKYLAFDGYFISLFNLNLKASPLVLCDEVKKAVPSKWDPVALSWFIRTYGTHIIVEMAVGGQDVICVKQSHSSTISSAELKLHLEDLGDFLFSDGKNLSPIHRKTKDGKSKVPDVFVRIVQQPNNLHLSSYSESSTKDGLTITCSKRGGDVHIPSHSKWLPTVPKNPDAIMFKFVPITSLLTGIPGSGYLSHAINLYLRYKPDLDDLQHFLEFQVPLQWAPVFNVLVLGPQKRKGSYPSLQFRFLGPKLRVNTSQVSSAQKPVVGLRLYLEGRKCNQLAIHVQHLSSVPSMLGDSMASSMSEWRESEDTDPGYIEAIQWNSYSCISTSVVKYNPEWSKRVSGGVFIVTGAQLFTKGTWARKVLHLRLLYTHIPKCTIHKSEWTRAPAASQKGSFFTTISTTLSSPFMHRNAQPAQKHEPAQLNSGVYPDGPPVPLQSRKLLKFVDMSEVVKGAHDVPGHWLVTAAKLVKEAGKIGLHVKFALLNYDDTEQPHGSIMSYHCK from the exons ATGAGCATAGGGAGGTATCCACGACATCGGCATCGGCGGCCCAAA ATGTCGGAATTACTTAATCAGAAATCCTCAGTCCAAGGGAAAGTTCCTTCAGGCTATTTCAATGCACTTTTTGATTTAATGGGAGCTTGGTTGACAGATGCCAAAGAGATTAAGTATCTTGCTTTTGACGGCTATTTCATTTCGTTGTTCAACTTGAACCTAAAAGCTTCTCCGTTGGTTCTTTGCGATGAAGTCAAAAAGGCTGTTCCATCCAAGTGGGATCCTGTAGCATTATCTTG GTTTATCAGAACTTATGGGACACACATAATTGTTGAAATGGCAGTTGGAGGTCAGGATGTCATATGTGTTAAACAAAGTCATTCTTCAACTATTTCATCTGCTGAACTAAAGTTACATCTGGAAGATCTTGGCGATTTTCTATTCTCCGATGGGAAAAACCTCTCCCCCATACATCGTAAGACCAAGGATGGCAAGAGCAAG GTGCCTGATGTTTTTGTCAGGATAGTGCAGCAGCCTAATAACCTACATCTTTCCAGTTACTCAGAATCATCAACCAAAGAT GGCCTGACAATTACATGTTCGAAAAGGGGTGGAGATGTACATATACCCAGTCACTCCAAGTGGTTACCAACAGTTCCGAAGAATCCTGACGCTATAATGTTCAAATTTGTTCCCATTACCTCTCTTCTTACTGGCATTCCTGGTAGTGGTTACCTCAGCCATGCCATCAATTTATATCTTCGCT ATAAACCCGATCTTGACGACTTACAACATTTCTTGGAGTTTCAAGTGCCTTTGCAATGGGCACCTGTGTTCAATGTGCTTGTCCTTGGGCCCCAGAAGAGAAAAGGCTCTTACCCTTCCTTGCAGTTCAGATTCCTTGGCCCCAAACTTCGAGTTAACACTTCTCAG GTATCTAGCGCCCAGAAACCTGTAGTCGGTCTTCGGTTATATCTTGAGGGTAGGAAGTGCAATCAGTTGGCCATCCATGTCCAGCACCTCTCTAGTGTCCCAAGCATGCTTGGAGACTCGATGGCATCTTCGATGTCTGAGTGGCGTGAGTCGGAAGATACAGACCCAGGGTACATTGAGGCTATCCAGTGGAATAGTTACTCATGCATTTCTACATCTGTTGTGAAGTACAACCCCGAGTGGAGTAAGAGAGTTTCTGGTGGAGTTTTCATCGTCACTGGTGCCCAGCTCTTCACAAAGGGAACCTGGGCAAGGAAGGTGCTCCATCTGCGGCTCCTCTACACACATATCCCAAAGTGCACCATACATAAATCTGAGTGGACCCGAGCACCAGCAGCATCTCAAAAGGGAAGCTTTTTTACAACAATAAGCACAACTCTAAGCTCTCCTTTCATGCATCGCAACGCACAGCCTGCCCAGAAGCATGAGCCGGCGCAGCTGAACTCAGGTGTTTACCCTGATGGTCCACCTGTTCCGCTTCAGTCGAGGAAGCTCCTGAAGTTTGTTGACATGTCGGAGGTGGTGAAGGGGGCACATGATGTCCCTGGGCATTGGCTGGTGACAGCTGCGAAGCTTGTGAAGGAAGCTGGCAAAATTGGATTGCATGTGAAGTTTGCCCTGCTCAACTATGATGATACAGAACAACCGCATGGAAGTATCATGAGCTACCACTGTAAATAG